CGGCGCGGAGCGCAGTTCGCGTACCCGCTCGCCGGGGTCGCCGCGCGGGTCGAGCCGGTAGTCGAGGGCGTCCTCGCTGATCCCCGTCTCGGTGCCGATCCGGACGAAGTCGTCGAAGCCCTGCTCGCGCAGGGCGGAGAGCGCGTTGTCGACCGCGCGGTTCGTAAACGCCGACAGCAGGACGCGCTCGCCGCGCTCGACCAGCGCCCGGACCGTCCGCGCGAGCGTGTAGGTCTTCCCCGTCCCCGGCGGCCCCTGGATCAGCGCGCAGTCCTCGGCGGTGACCGCGAGCCTGACCGCCCGGTCCTGGGCGTCGTTGTTGTCGATGAACGTCCCGTCCGTCTCCGAGAACCGGGGCGCGCGCCGCCCGAACAGCACGTCCTTGCGTTCGGTCGACCCCTTCAGGACGGCGTCGTGCAGCGCGGTGAGCATCCGGTCGACGGAGAGTTCGGAGGGGTAGACGTCGAGGCGGCGAAGCTCCACCGGTTCGTCGGTCGTGACGACGACCTCCGGCGAGAGCCGCTCGACGCGCGCGAGTTCGGCCGTCCCCCGGGTGGGGTGGCCGTCGCTCGCGAGCACCACGTCGCCCTCGCGGATCTTGGAGACGGCGTCCGTCCCCGCCGCGCGAAGCTCCCAGCGGCCGTCGTCGCGCCGCCGGCTCCCGAGCGGTTCGAGGTCGACGAGCGCCCGGTCGTCGTCGGCGCGCTCGGCCGCCGTCTGCTCCCACAACTTCGCGTACTCGCGGTGGACCTCCCGCCGCTCCTCCTCGATGGCCCGGTAGAGGCGGTCGAAGTACTCCCGCTCCTCCTCGGGGACGGCGCGGCCGACGCTCCCCGCCTTCGACTCCTGGTCGAGCCGCCCGGAGACGACCATGCAGGTGTCCCGCTCGAAGCAGTACTCGCACTTCGCGTCGGCCTCGTAGCCCGTCGGTACGTCCCCCCGCGCCTCCATCGCGGCGATGGCGTTGCGCTGGCGGAGGACGTAGTTCACGAGGCCCGAGCCGATGGAGAAGTCCTTCGCGGGCGTCAGGTCGCCGGTCTCCTCGTTGCGGTCGAGCGCGCTGTTCTTCGTGTAGAGGAGGGTGCCGGTGTCGGGCAGCGCGCTCCCGCCGTCGGACGCGGTCGCGGTTCCCGCCGCGCGGTCCCGCTCGGCCAGCAGGAGGGCGTAGCAGGCCGCCTGCACCTTGTCCTGGAAGCGCGGTTCCTTCCGGAGGTTCTTCCCGGTCTTCAGCTCGACGGGAACGCCGCGGCGGATCGCGTCGGCGCGGCCCTTGATGCCCACCCGCTCGCCGACGAGCGTCTGCTCGGAGCGCCACTCGCTCCGCTCGGGACCGAAGGCCCGGTTCGAGTCGTCGCCGGACGGGTCGTCGAGCGAGGCCCCGTCGTCTCCGCCGTCACCCGTGAGCCGCCCCTGGCTGAGCCACCCCTCGATGGCGCGGGCGTTGCGGCGCACGTCGTCGGCCACCTCCTCGCGGTCGCGTCCGAGCAGCCCGAGTTCGAGGCCCGCGTCGGCCACGTGGTCGTCGATGGCCGCCTCCAGGTCCCGCCCGCGGAGCAGGTCGCCGAACACCTCGTGGACGAGCGTCCCCATCACCACGGGGTAGTTGAGCGGGACCCCCGAGAGCTTGTTCAGGTAGTACATCCGCGGGCACTGCACCCACGAGCGGACGTCGGTCACGTCGACCAGGAAATCCGGCTCGACGACGACGAGCGACCCCTTCGACGTTCCGTAGGTCGTCTCGCCGTTCCACTCGCGCTCCTCGGGATCGGTCACTAGTAGCTCCATCCCCGGCTCGAGCACCTCTGCGGTCTCGGCCCACTTGCCCCACAGCGTCACCGTCGCGGGCGCGGCGGCCCCTCCGTCGGGGCGGAGGCGCACCTCGGCCAGTTCGCGCTCGCCGTAGCGCGTCTCGACGGTTCGCGGGTCGTTCACCTCGACGACGGGACCACGGAGCGTCACGACCGGAACCGATACCTCCGGGAGAAAGAGGTTGTCGGTCGGGTACCTTCCCCGGCGACTCGACGGACGCGGGTCCGGGATTCGACCGAGCCGTCGACCGACGCCCTCCCGGCCGGGCGACCCGATCACCGAGGGCGCTCCGGTGGGACCGGGGTTCTCCGGGGAGGCATTTTTACGTGACGGCGGTGGAGTGACGGGTATGAGCGACACGGACGTCTCCCCGGGCGACACGTACACCTACTCCCGGACGTTCACGCGCGACGACGTCGAGCGGTTCACCGAGATCTCGAACGACCAGGGCGAACACCACCTCGAAACGGACGAGCGGGGGCGGGTCGTCGTCCACGGCCTCCTGACGGCGACGCTCCCGACGAAGCTCGGCGGCGACCTCGACTACCTCGCCCGCGACATGGTCTTCGAGTTCCGAAAGCCCGTCTACACGGACGAGGAGATCAGCTGCGAACTGACGGTCCTCGACGTGGCGGATCGCGACGGCGGGATCGACCTCTCGGCGGAGGCCATCTGCACCAACGAGGACGACGAGGTGGTCATGACCGGCGAGTTCGAGGGCGTCATCTTCGAGTGAGGTCGCTCCGCCCGCTCGGCGACGAGACGGCCGAGGTTCTCGCGGGGAGGGCCAGCGCGGCGAAAAAGCGTGGGTCGGTCGGACGGTCGGTCGACGCCGTTACTGCGTCTGCTCGTCGAACTGCTGGCCGATCTGCGAGAGCGTGTCGAGGGCCTTCTGCTCCTCACGCATGTTCTGTTCGAGTTTGTCGGCCGCGTCGTCCATCCCGAGGTCGGCGGCCAGCGGCGTGAGGTTGCCGTAGGTGGCGATCTCGTAGTGCTCGGTCTTCTGCCCGGCGGCGATGTCGAACCGTTCGAGGACCGTCTCGTCGGAGTTCTGCTCTACGAACTCCTGGTGCTCCTGGATCATCGCGTCGACGACCCGATCCTGTTTCGTCTCGGGCGACGCGTCCATGCTCTGGAAGACCTCCTCCAGGCGATCGACGTGGCCCTGAGTCTCCTCTCGGTGTTCTGAGAACGCCTGCTTTACCGTCTCGTCGGAGACCTCGTTCTCCATCTGCTGGAGCGCGTCGACGAGTTGTTGCTCGGTGTAGTAGGCTTTCTGGAGACCCTCCTCGAACAGCTGCTTGAGTGCGTCGGAATCAGCGGACATGATGCGACCTGCTCTTGGACCACGACCTCGATGAGCGGCCGCGTTGCAGGTGAGAGGCGTTTAAAACCCGGTCAGATAACCGCCCCCGGAGAGGCACTGTCTGGCGTCGCCGACGGTCTGACGGAGGCTGCGGGCGGACGTGGGGCTATCGCGGCGGACGGTCGCCGATCACTCGAAATCCGGATCGCGCTTCTCGACGAACGCCTCCATCCCCTCGCGCTGGTCGTGCGTGCCGAACAGCCCGCTCCAGAGGCGGCGCTCGTAGGTGAGCCCCGAGGAGAGGGTGGACTCGTGGACGTAGTTGAGCGCCTCCTTCGCCGCCTGCAGGGCGAAGGCGGGCTTCGCGGCGAGTTCTGCGGCCATGTCCGCGACGTGGTCGTCGAGGTCGCTCCCGACGACCACCTCGTCGACCAGCCCCATCTGCTGGGCGTCCTGCGCGTCCACGCGCTCGGCGAAGAAGACGAGACGGCGGGCCATGGAGTCGCCGACCAGCCGCGAGAGGCGCTGGGTGCCGCCCCAGCCGGGGACGATGCCGAGGTCGACCTCGGTCTGTCCGATGACGGCGTTCTCGCTCGCCACCCGGAGGTCGGAGGCGAGCGCGAGTTCGCACCCGCCGCCGAAGGCGTAGCCGTTCACGGCGGCGATGACCGGCGCGGGGAACCCCTCGATCGCGTCGGTGGCCCGGTGGCCCAACTCGGCGTACGTCTGCGCCTCGGCCACCGACAGCTGCGACATGTACTCGATGTCCGCCCCGGCGACGAACGCCTTCTCGCCCGCGCCGGTGAGGACGAGCGCCCGGACGTCCTCCTCGCGCAGGCCCTCGATGGCGTCGAGCAGCGCGCGAAGCACCTCGGTGTCGAGGGCGTTCAGCCGATCTGGACGGTTGACGGTGAGCGTCGCGACCGCGCCGTCGCGGTCGAGCAGGACCGGTTCTGTCTCGGACATGTGCGAGGTGATGGCGAGCGGCGGCATAATTCTGCCCCCCGACGGGGAGGTGCCGGCGGGAACGGACCGATGCGGACGAACGCTGGCCGACACCGGCGGACGTGAGCGGAGCGTGGGCCGACGCGGGCCGACGCGGGCCGACACGTTCATGCGAGGAGGTGACGAAGGCCCCGTATGCGCGTGCGGGACTGGCAGGACATCCTGCGTGAGGTCGTCGACGCGAAGGCCGATCCGGCGGAGTGGCGAGCCGTGGCGGGCGACCGCCGTCGCGGGATCGGCGAGGACATGTTCCTCGCTCACCCGGGGGTGGGCGTCTTCCAGCTCAAGACCTACGCGAAGAACCCGTTCGAGGTCCGGGGCGTCGGGACCGAGGTCGCCCGACGCGTCGACGACGACATCGACCCGTTCTTCCCGACCGACGGAACGGGCCGGTTCGGCATCCGATCGCCCCCGGGCGACGAGGACGAGGCCGAAGCCGCCGCGAAGCGCCTGGCGACCGTCGTCGAGACACACGCCGACGCGCCGACGACTCCCGACGCGTTCTTCGAGGACGTGATGGACGCCGTCGACAGCCCCGCCTACGGGCCGATGACCTACGAGGGGTTCAGACGCGGCCGTCCGGACGACCTCGACGCGCTCGCGGACGAGTTCGAGGAGGCCGAACGACTCCTCGAAGCCGAGTTCGACGACCTCGTGGGCGAGGTGGACCGGGGGTTCCAGTAGGGTTAGGTCGCGTCGGACACACGACCCCGTATGGACGCCGAGACGACCGTCCGGGAGTACTACGGGGCGCTCCGCGACGGCGACCCGCTCGCACCCTTCTTTCTCGACGCCCCCTCCGTGGTGAAGTTCGGCCTCTCGGAGCGACTGTCGGGCCACGACGAGGTCGCGGCGGGCCTGCGCGAGCAGACGCGGACGACGACCGACTGGACGGTCGGGAGTTCGAACCTCCTCGCGGAGGCGCGCGGCGACGCCGGGTGGTTCTCCGACGACGTGTTCCTGGCGTGGACGGACGTCGAACGAGGGATCAGATACGAGTTCGACACGCGGTGGAGCGGTACGCTCGTTCGGGTAGACGAGGGTCCCTGGAACGGAGACGGGCGTGAGACCGGAAGCGAGAACGGGGAGGGACCGGGACGCGGCAGGGGGGACGGGAGCGCCTGGCGCTTCGCGGGAATGCACGTCAGCACCGTCCAGGAGGGGATCTGATGGTCGGGCCGATTCCGGACGAGGATCGCGAGTCGCTCGTGCGACGCCTGAAGGCGTTCTTCGCGCTACTCATCGGCGCGTCCGCCGGTCTCATCACCTCGCAGGGGAGCGCGACGCCGCTCGAAGTCGTCCTGATCGCGCTCCTCGGTACCGCCTTCGGCGCGCTCGTCGTCTGGATCGTCTTTCCCGGAACCGGAGAAGTCGAGCGAGCGCGGCGCTGACGCGGCCGGTGAGGGACGCGTCGCGTTTCGTGAGGTGTGGTCGACCCCTCCACTGCACCGCGTCGACGGTGTGGCGCCTCTGACAGCGTCCGCCCGACGAGTCGGTTCGCTCGCCGCCCGGGTCGTGGCCGGGACCGGCGGTCGTGTCGCGCGAACCGCGTTCCTCGTCGGACTGCTCCTGCTTCGATCGGGACGGTCCGCCCGTCGCGGCGGCGGTGGGGGTGCACCGTGGGGGGTGGTGGGGATGCCGCCGGACGTCGGGGTGCGGTCGATCGCACCGCGGTCGACCGTCCCGCCCTCGGCCCGGACGCCCCGGTCGCCCCGGAGCGCCCTCGGGAGAGGTCACCTGATACCAGGACTATGCTTCCGTTCACGGTTTTCCCTGCTAGCGGAGGTTCTTTTTGAGGGGGTACCCTCCTCTTCGACCGCACCGAAGGGCGGTGCCTCCCGCGCGACCGTCCCGATTCGAACGGTTTCGTCCGCTCGCGGCACGGGCACGGTACATCTTAGTGTGCGTGCGCCCCATCTGTGGACGATGACACGAGCAAGCGTCGTCGGCGCCGGAATGACCACGTTCGGCGTCCACGACTCGACCCTCGCGGAGCTGTTCGCCGCCGCGGCGCTCGACGCGTACGACGACGCGGGCGTCACCCCCGACGAGGTAGACGCGTTCTACTTCGGGAACGCGATGGGCGGACAGACCGAGAACGACACGCACCTCGCGCCGAAGCTCGCCTCCGAGGTGGGCATCGCGGGCGTCCCAGCCCAGCGCTTCGAGGACGCCTGCGCCACGTCGGCCAACGCGTTCAAGAACGCCGTCCAGACCGTCGAGGCGGGGATCCACGACACCGTCCTCGTCGGCGGCGTCGAGCGGTGCACCCCCGAGACGGGACTCGGAACCGGCGAGATGACGCGCATCTTCACCAGCGCCTCTCATCGACAATACGAGCAGCCGACGGGTCTCACGTTCCCCGGCGTCTTCGCCCTGCTGACGAAGCGCCACATGCACGAGTACGGTACCACCGAGGAGCAACTCGCGCACGTCGCGGTGAAGAACCACGCCAACGGGACGCGCAACCCGCGCGCGCACTTCGGCAAGGAGATCACCGTCGATGAGGTACTCGAGTCGCCCCTGATCGCTGACCCCTTCCGACTCATGGACTGCTGTCCGTTCTCCGACGGCGCGAGCGCCGTGATCGTCACGAGCGACGACCGCGCGGACTCCTACGACGCCCCGGTGGACGTGGCGGGCGTCGGCCACGCGACGGACGTCGTCCCGCTGTCGGCGAAGCCCGTCCCGCACGCGACGCGGGCGGCCCGCGACGCGGCCGCGCAGGCCTACGAGCAGGCCGGCGCGGGGGCCGACGAGATGGCCTTCGCCGAGGTTCACGACTGCTTCACCGGCGCGGAGGTGATGGCGAGCGAGGCCATCGGTTTCTTCGAGGACGGCGAGGGCGGTCCCGCCGCCGAGGAGGGACGGACCGCCCTCGACGGCGACCGGCCGATCAACCCCTCCGGCGGCCTGAAGGCGAAGGGCCACCCCATCGGCGCGACCGGGACCGGCCAGATCGTCGAACTGACCGAACAGCTCCGGGGCGACGCCGGGGAACGCCAGGTGGACGGCGCGGAGCGCGCCGTGGCGCACAACCTCGGCGGCGACGCCGGTACGACCGTCGTGACGGTCATGGAGGTGCGCCGATGAGCCTCGCGTACGACGAGTGGGCGGCCGCGCTGCGCGAGGGCGACCTCCTCGGCGTCGAGTGCGCCGACTGCGGGGCGACCTACGGCACGCCGTTCTCCGTCTGTAACGAGTGCGGCGGGCGGGACCTGGAGGCCGTCGACCTCCCCGAGGAGGGGGAGGTCTACTCCGAGACGACGATCACCGTCCCGCCCGTCGGCTTCGAGGGGCCCTACCGCGTCGGGATCGTCCAGGTCGGCCCGGCGCGCGTGACGGCGCGCGTCGAGGGCGAGGCGGGCATCGGCGACCGCGTCGTGTTCGACGGCGCGATGGAGGCCGACGACGGCCACCCCGCGCCGGTCTTCCGCGCGGAGGAGTGAAGCGCTTCAGAACAGCCCGCCGAACACCTTCGGCGCGGTCTTCCGGAGGATGTTCACCCCGATGACGAACAGCATCCCGACGACCGCGCGGTTGAACCACGTCTCGTCGACGCCGATTTGGCGCAGGTAGGTGCCGAGAAAGAGGCCGACGAGCGTGACGACCGAGATCGCACAGCCGAGCCACAGCAGCGGCGGCGTCAGCAGGCCGACGGCGATCGACTGCACGATCTTCACCGTGAACACGAAGGTGAACACCATCGACATCCCCCCGATGTAGCGGTCGCGGTCGCGCTCGAACGTGTGGAGGTAGGCGGGCAGGAGCGGTCCGAGGTTCGCCGCGCCGAGGAGAAACCCTTCCACCAATCCGACGCCGCCGAGCGCGACGGGGTGGTGGGCCTCCTCGACCACGACGAAGTTCCGGAGCACCTGGTAGGCCACGTAGGCGAGTATCAGGAGCGCGATGAGCAGCGGGACGAGCGGTCCCGTCCGGAACTCGGCGAGGAACGTGACGCCGACGACGGTGCCGGCGACCGCGAGGCCGATCAGCGGCCACTCGCGGCGCACGTAGTCGAGGCCGGTGTTCGTCTCGCCCACCTGGAAGACGTTGATCATCCACGGCGGGATGGCGAGGACGACGACGGCCACGACGGGGTCCACGTCGATGACGGAGGCGAGCACCGGCGTCGCGATGAGTGCGTAGCCGAAGCCGATGGCACCCTTGACCGCCCCCGCGACGATCGCGACGAGGAAGACGAGCGCGAGCGTCCCGGTCGTCACGTCCGCCGACAGCGTCGACGTGATCCGGTCCGCGCCGGGGTAGAGGACGACCGTCCCCGCGATGACGGCCGCCGTCGCGAGCGTCATCAGGACCTCGCGGTAGTGCAGCGAGCGCAGGTTCTCGAGGAACGATGCGGGATCGACGGTAGCGGAGTGGTTAGCCATTGGTCTCGAAGAGAGCTGAGTACCGCCGCTAGATGGCTCTCGTAGATATACCCGTCAACATCGGTAACGATGGCCGAGAGCTGTGACGCGGCTTCGGCCGACGCTGATTCGCCGCCGTGGCGTTCACCGTACGACGCGGGAGAGTATCGCCGACTCCGCCTTCCGGAGGTGGTTCGAGGCCGTACTCGCGGCGCACCCGAGTTCGGCGGCCACGTCCGCAAGCGACGCGTGCCGCGGGACGGCGTAGTAACCCAGTTCGACCGCCGTCTCGACCGCCTCGTACTGCCGATCGGTCAACGGACCGGCGATCCTGGCGTGTCGCCGGTCGTACTCGCCGACCTCCTCGATCGTGACCTCGATCTCGCCGGGGATGTTCTCCACGAGCGTCCCGAGATCGCCCTCCTGCCCGATGACGGTAAGCCGCATCGCGGCCTGCTCGTCGTAGACGATGGGGGGGACGACGACCAACTCCAGATCGCCGAACGCGCGTCGGAACGAGACGTCCTCCTCGCGTGTCTCCTGACAGGCGAAGACGTACAGCGATTCGTCGTCGATTAGACCGATCCGGTGCCACCGGACCGATTCGACGCGCTCGATCGCCTCCCGGTACCGCTCGACGTCGGTCACCTCGACGTAGAACAGTTCGTACTCGATCGGTTCGCCCGGCTGCAGGTTCCAAGTCAACAGTTCCTCGTACCGGACGACGTCCTCGTAGCGGATGAACCGCTGCATCGGGTGCAACATCCAGTCGGGTTGGCGCAGGTAGAGGTCGCAGTACTTCACGGTCGAATCCCCGGCACGCAACAACGTACCGACGTGTCCGATCAGACGAAGCTAGCGAACATAAAGGCGCTAGCCACGCCGACTGAATTCGTTTCTCGACTCGGTACGTACCCCCGAGTGTCATGACCGCTACGACCGAGGAGGCGTCCGCCACGGACGACTCGACGGAGGAGGCGGAGCTACCGCCGGGACCGGACGGCTGGCCGCTGCTGGGCAACACCCTGCAACTCGCCAGGGATCCGGTCGGGTTCTTCGATCGGATGGCGTCCTACGGCGACGTCGTCCGGTACGAGGTCGGCGGGCTACCGTTCACGATGGTGTTACATCCGGCGTACGTCGAGCGGTTGCTGGTGACCGACTCGGACTCGGTCCGGAAGTTCCGGTTCGAGGAGTTCGGCGGCAACGAGTTCGCTCCCGACGGTGTGCTGTTCACCGAGGGCGAGCAGTGGCGCGCCCAGCGGACCGTGCTTCAGAACGCGTTCACGCTCGACCGGATCGAACGCTACGGGGGGACGATGGTCGACGTGGCCGCCGACCACGCCGCACGGTGGGGGGACGGGGAGGAACTCGCGGTCAACCGGCAGTTCTCCGACCTCACGGTGGACGTCCTCGCCCGGACGCTGTTCGATCTCGACGTCGACGGCCGGGGCGAGGCGATCACGTCGGTCGCCCGGGCGATCAACGAGCGGGGGGATCCGCGGACGCTCTCTAACTTCTTCCTCCCGTCGTGGGTGCCGACGCCGAGCCAGCGCCGCTACGACCGCGCCATGGCCGCGTTCGAGGACATCGTCGACGAACTGATCGAGGAACGCCGGCGCGTCGGCGACCTCGAGGAGCGCGACGACCTGCTCTCGCTGCTGCTCGCCGCGGAGGAGCCGGACGGCTACCGCCACTCCGAGGGGGAACTGCGGGATCAACTGCTAACGTTCCTGTTCGCGGGCCACGAGACCACCTCGCTCACGCTCGCGTACACGACCCTCCTGTTGACGCGTCACCCCGACGTCCTCGAACGCCTCCACGAGGAGTGGGACGAGGTCCTCGGCGACGACGATCCCTCGCCGACCGACGTCCCCGATCTGAACCTCACGGATCGCGTCCTCACGGAGTCACTGCGGCTGTACCCGCCGGCGTTCGCCGTCTTCCGCACCGCCGTCGAGGACATCGAGATCGGGGGGTACCTGATCCCCGAGGGAACGAACGTCACGCTCCCCCAGATCCGACTGCACCGGGACCCACGGTTCTACGACGACCCGGCGGCGTTCCGCCCGAATCGGTGGACCGGGGGCGTCGAGGCGGAACTGCCGGACTACGCGTACTTCCCGTTCGGCGGCGGACCCCGCCACTGCATCGGGATGCGGTTCGCCACGATGGAGTTGAAGCTCGTTCTCCCGACGCTGCTCCGGCGCGTCGAATTCGAATTGCTGTCCGACCCCGATCCCGAACTGTCGCCCGGCGCGACGCTCCGACCCGCCGACGACGTACGGATGCGGGTCCGAGTCCGCGAGTAGAACGGTCGTCGCGCGACGATCCGCTGCCGGTTCCGCCCCGAGTGCCGGGATACGCGCGACGGTCGACGCGAGAACCCCGGTGGAGGGATCCGTCGACAAGCGGTAACGATGGCCGAGAGCTGTGACGCGGCGTCAGGCGACGCGGGTGAGCCACCGCGTCGGGTTACGCAGTTCGTCGTCGGTCGGGAGGTTCTCGGGGCGCTCCCAGACGAGGTTCGCGGTTCGGAGATCGCGGGCGTCGACGACGGCCTCGAAGAAGTCCTTGCCGCGCTCGTACTGGCGGCGCTTGCGCCCCAGGCCGAGCAGTCGGCGGATCAGCTGGGCGATCGGCCCCCCGCCGCGACGGCGGGCGTCGAGCTTCCGCCGGAGGTCCTCGTACTCCTCGTCGAAGGTCCGGTCCATCAGGAGTTCGGCGTACCCCTCCACGGCGGTCATCGTGGTGTCGATGGCGAGGAAGTCGTCGCGGTTGAAGCGCGCGGCCGAGAGGTCCCGGAGCGTCGTCTCGATGAGGTCCTCAAGGTGGTCGGTGAGCCACGGCGCGGCCCCGAACTCGGCGGCGTGGGAGACCTCGTGGAAGGCGATCCACCGGCGGAAGCGGTCCTCGTCGGCGTCGAGCTGGCGGGAGACGCGCCGGATGTTCGGGTGGACGAAGTACAGCGAGTGGTCGTTCGCCGCCCCCGGGGAGAGCAGCCGCGGGTCGTACTGCCCGAGGACGTTGTTCGCGAGGAAGCCGACGGCGAAGGCCATCGATCCCGTGTTGAGCGACCGCGCGATCCCGGGCATGAGCCCCACCTCGGGTTCGAGCAGGTCGAGGATGCGCTCGAAGGTGACGACGTTCGCGTCGATCCAGTGGTGGCGGTTCTGGATCTCGACCGTCTCCGGGAGGTCGAAGTCGACGCCCGCGACCGACCTGATTTGATCGCGCGCCGCCCGGACGTCCGCGGCGTACGCCCGCTCGTCGGCGGGCGTGAGATCGAGCGTCCCCGGCGCGGTGACCGCCTTCGCGGCGTCGCCGACCGCGACCCAGTCGACGGGCCCCTCACCGGATGCGTCCGTCACCGCCCGGACCGCGCGATAGAAATTCATACCGGGGAGAGGCGGGTACGGGCAAAAGGCCTTCCGCTACTCCGATTCCTCGATCGGGGTCTCGGACGGTCCCTCCACGTCGACCCGGTAGTCCTCGTACGCCTCGCCCTCCTCGTCGCCGCCGCGGAGCTTCACGACCGCCGCCGTCCCGATCAGGAAGGCGAGGCCGACGACGGCCGCCACGGCGCGCTTGCGATTCGACCGGTCCGCCTCCGTCTCG
The Halomarina pelagica DNA segment above includes these coding regions:
- a CDS encoding zinc-dependent metalloprotease, with amino-acid sequence MNFYRAVRAVTDASGEGPVDWVAVGDAAKAVTAPGTLDLTPADERAYAADVRAARDQIRSVAGVDFDLPETVEIQNRHHWIDANVVTFERILDLLEPEVGLMPGIARSLNTGSMAFAVGFLANNVLGQYDPRLLSPGAANDHSLYFVHPNIRRVSRQLDADEDRFRRWIAFHEVSHAAEFGAAPWLTDHLEDLIETTLRDLSAARFNRDDFLAIDTTMTAVEGYAELLMDRTFDEEYEDLRRKLDARRRGGGPIAQLIRRLLGLGRKRRQYERGKDFFEAVVDARDLRTANLVWERPENLPTDDELRNPTRWLTRVA